The DNA window CAGCGGTAAATACTCTGGGCATTCATAACCTTTGTTTTCTCTTTCAGACGCAGATAACACTCTCTCCTTACAGGAGACTGGGGGCAATGGAGACACTTTATCTCCATCCCGTCTATCATATATTCCACGGCAATATCACATGCCAGATTCCACAGTTCTTCGGCTCTCTTTCCCCTTGTATCCATATGGACAAAAATACAGTGGAGGATGGAGTGGAAATACAACCGGTTTACATAAACACGCCCATCCATATATTTTCCCGCCAGAAACTCGGGCTGGTACGTATAGCAGAAGCCGTCCGTCCCTGCCCCCCTGGCGGTGAAATCCGGTACAAACTTAAGGGAACTGAGCGCCGCGTCCATAAAACGCAAATGCAGGTAAAGCTCGTTTCTCGTATTTATCAGTATATCACGGCAGATAGCAGCAAGCTCTTCGGCCTTTTCCTGTTCAAATGCCGCCGGCGTTTTTCGTTCCATTGCGCTTCTCCTGATTCTTCTTTTCCTGGTTTATCTTTTCCTGATTTTTCTTTTCCTGGTTTTCTTTTTCCCTGGCTTCCCTTACCTTCTGGAAGCCCTCGTCGCCTACCGCCACACGGATAAATTCTTCCATCGTCTTGGTCAGGTATTTGTTGCGCTTCTTGTAAAAATAGACCTGTCGGACTGAGAGTGATTCATCCATCTTATAATAACACAGGGGAACTTCATAGGACAGGCTGGCAACGAGGCCGTCGGGGATAAAGGTTGCCCCGATTCCCTTTCCCGCCATATTGAAAGCCGATACGACCTGATCCGGTTTCAGAATAATATTCGGTGTATAATTCTGACGGCCGCACATCTTCACGCCCCGTTTGTAGATACTGTTCTCTTCCTTGACGAAAATAAACGGCGTATTCTTTAGCAGGGGAAGCGGCAGTGCGGGGAATGCGTCGTCGCTATGGCGTTTCGCCGCTATATCGGCGGCGCTCAGCTGATATTCCATAAGCTCCCTGTTAATCTCGAATTCTCTTGGAACGGCCAGAATAATCCGCTCCGTATAATAATAGTATTTTTCGTAATTTTTATCGTCCAGCTCCGAATTGTCTATAATCAGATCGAGTTCCTCCCCCATCAGCTTATCGGTCAGCTGGGAGGTTGTCCCTTCGATCAGTTCAATCTTGATCTGAGGGTATTTTCTGGAAAATTCACCGAGCAGCCCCGGCAAAATAAAGGAGGTGAAAAATATGGTTCCTCCAATTGAAAGTTTTCCGGTCAGAAGACCGTTCAGGTTATTCAGTTGGTTAATTGTATTCTGCTCCAGGGCAAATAACTTTTCAATAGCATCGATGTACACCTCGCCGCTGGGGGTGAGGCCGATAGGTGAAGTGCTCCTGTCAAATATCGGACTTCCTATCTTTTTCTCCACCTTCTTGATCGCCGTACTTAACGCAGGCTGGGTGATATACAGCTTTTGCGCCGCTTTTGAAAAGCTTTTCTCTTCGTATACCGCATATACGTATTCTTTACCGTCGAACATCGTTCCTCCTGTTTTTCCACTCTGTTTTTATTGGTTTCCCGGTTCCGCCCTCTATAACGAAAAATTAATAACTATTATTTTATTATATAAATTTGATTATATACGAACCATGTTATATAATCAAGTTAAAGAACAAAAATGATACATTTTTTTCGGCTTTATAACTCAAATTTTTTCCTCTCAGGAGGATAGGCCCGGTAAGAGGCATTCATAAGAAAACTTATGACATCCGTACGGCCGGCCCGGTTTGAGGCATGAATCAGTTTATCAAAGCCGGTTTTCCCCAAAGCCGGTTTCTTTATATCGGAATATTCCTCGCGAGCACGCACTGCATAACCCTCGTTCCCCAAACAACCCGCAGCTGCGTGCTCAACCTTTATCCTTTTTTCATCATTTTCCCCTTCAGACGGTAAAAATTCACCGACAAACCATTTCCATTCGTCCATACTGTCCTTCTTCAGAAGACAGGCTGCCGCCTCTTCGGGATGAAGGATCAGGTATTCCCTGTACATCAGTGAGGCTTTTTCCGTCAGTTCCAGTGGGAAGCGGAGTCGTCCCATTGCAAGGGCCGCCGCTCTTGCAGGCGGTTCCTGGGTCTTTGCATGGATAAACAGGCTGTCGTATTCACGGAACTTAAACTCCGTCCCGTCGAATGCATAACGGTAGCGGTGTCCGCAGCCGTGCACATGGGTTTCCAGAATCCTGGCCGGCGTGTTCTCCACCGCCTCCTCATAAAATACAGGGAAAAAGAGACTGGCGCGCCCCGTACACCCAAGCTGCCCATCCGCGTCTTTCTCAAGCTGCCTGTAATCTACGGTCAGCGACTCATTCAGCTCCGCCAAAACCTCTTTCAGGCACGAGCGTTCCCCCTTCACAACACCGATTTCCAGCTCCTCAATCATCCGGCAGCCATTAAAAGCCCCGGCTCCGATGTCTGAAATTGTGGAATACATCGAAAGCTTTTTAAGGCCGTAACAGTTATAGAATGCATAACGGCCGATTTTTCGTAGACCGGAAGGAAGACGGATTTCCTTAAGGCGCTCACCGCAGGCTGGCTGAAGTCCGGCCATATTGATACCCGGACTTTCCACACTGCCGCCTGCACCGGTTCCAGCAGCACTTCCCGGCAATCCATCCGCACCGGCTCCGGCAGCGCTTCCCGGTTCCTCATCCGCCTCCCACAGTTTCCCTGCGGGCGTTCCGCGCATATCCCCGGAAAAGATGTAATCTCCCAGTTCCGTCACCTTCCTGCCGGAAATAGTTTCAGGGAGCACAATCTGGCTGCACTCCCCGTAGCATCTGAGTATTTTGACGGAATCTCCATTTTCTTCATAAAGGCATTTCAGTCCCATTTTTATATTCTCCGTTCCAGGAAGGCAATAACCCCTTCCAATGTTTCCGGCTTCGCCGCCAGCTTCAGTAAAAGCTCCTGCGTGGGCTGCATCAGATCCGGCACCATGACCGGGATGAATCCTCCGTCTATGGCCGCCCTGATTCCGTTGAAGCTGTCCTCCAGGACAACGCATTCCGACGGAGGAACTCCCGCTGCATCGGCCGCTCTCAGGAAAATCTCGGGATCCGGTTTCGCATGCTCCACCATATCCCCGCAGACAAAGCCGTCGAAATAATCCTTCACCCCGGCCGACTCCACATACCGGAGCGCCCTGCTGCTCTCGGTGGACGTGGTCAGCCAGATCTTATAATGATGTTTCTTAAGCCATTCAAGAAGTGAATAAAGTCCTGGTTTGACCGGTATTTCATGCGTATCCAGATAGTGGATGAGAAGCTCTCTCTTCCTTCTTCGAATCCCTTTAAAATCCGTATGTTCACCGTGACAGCGGTAGAACAGACGCTCCATCTCCTGGCTGCGGCTGCCGCGGCTGTAAATCAGGAATTCCTCGCTGATGGCGACTCCCGCCTCGGCTCCGGCCTGTTTCCAAAAATCCGACGCCAGGCACTCCGTATCGAACATCAGCCCATCCATATCAAAGAGTACCGCTTTTACCTGCGCCATCTTCCCGTCCTCCGTCCAGAACCCACTCCTTCAGTTCATCCCCATCGTACTTAAGCTTCAGCGAAAAAAAGTCGTCTCTCTCCAGAAGGAGCCTGTGGAAGATTTTGTCACCCTCCCAAAGGTTCAGTTTAAATACATCTTCTTTCTTCACCCATTCAAGCGTACCCTCATCGCACGCCTTAAGTTCTCCGGTAAAACCGTCGGCCGTGAACAGGCAGATATATTCCGTCGGCCACCCTTCTGCGATGAAGGTCAGGATTCCCCTGAATTTCCATGAGGTCAGGGTCAGTCCCGTCTCCTCCTTCGCTTCGCGCAGAATACACTCCTCCGGACTCTCATCCTTTTCAAAATGGCCGCCTACGCCGATCCATTTATCCTTATTGACATCTTTTTCTTTCTTCACACGGTGCAGCATCAGATAGCAGCCGTCTTTTTCAATATAGCAGAGCGTAGTCAGCTCCGATTTCCTTTTTTCCTGCATAATTACTTCCGTCCTTTTTCTGCTGTAATCCGACCTGCGGGGACAACGGCTTAATAATGAACCGTGAGATGTGAAAAATCCTTCGCCTCATCCTCCAGGATATTCCTCAGAAAGTCGCTTAAGTCGCTGACATAGTCAATCTCGTTCCAATACTGATATGCCTTCTCATTCTTAACCTGATCCGTGATCTCAAACATCCTGCCTCCATAGTAATAAACACAGAGCCTTGCATAGAATCTGGCCATCTCATCTATCTTTTCATCGCTGAAGAACAGTTTGCGCTCCAGCGTATGTTTCCTGAGATCCAGGACCGCATTTCTGTATGTAACCTGGTTTAAAAAGTTTTTACTGAAGGTTTTAAAATCCGACAAATCCCGGTTTTTATAGGAGTTTCTCTTTGCCCAGCCGTCCACATCCACCGATTTTGCATCATACTGAATGTCGCCGCTGTTCCAGATTTTCATCACGCCGTACTGGCACGGAGCCATCACAAGGGACCCGGTCACAATTTCACTGATTCCGCTGTCCTCATCCTCTTTATAATGCTGCAGATGAAGATGGCCGCTGAGATGGAGGCGCACATCGTAATCATAGAGCATGCTTACCAGCTCTTCATTGTGCTCTATCGTACAATTGTCATAGAATTCACGGCTCACACCGCTCTGGTCAAACAGATTATGGTGGCTCACCGTGATAACCTGGGCGCCTTCCTCCCAGGCGGCCTCCAGCTGCTTTTCCATCCATTCATATGTCTCCCTGCGGATCATTCCGCCGACCTGATTGACCGGATCGTACTGGCAGGAATCCAGCATCAGAAGCCAGTAGTAATCATCCAGCTTATACAGATAGCTGAGGGAAGCCGGATCCCGGTTGTCCGCAGCCACATAACCATAGTCTGCGTAGATGCTGCTAAATTCATCCGCGGTAATTACATCTGTTTTCACGGTACCGTCCGAGGTGAACTTTCTTGCGTAATGATTATTAATATCATGGTTTCCTGGAATTACAGCCACCTCTATGC is part of the [Clostridium] symbiosum genome and encodes:
- a CDS encoding HAD family phosphatase, giving the protein MAQVKAVLFDMDGLMFDTECLASDFWKQAGAEAGVAISEEFLIYSRGSRSQEMERLFYRCHGEHTDFKGIRRRKRELLIHYLDTHEIPVKPGLYSLLEWLKKHHYKIWLTTSTESSRALRYVESAGVKDYFDGFVCGDMVEHAKPDPEIFLRAADAAGVPPSECVVLEDSFNGIRAAIDGGFIPVMVPDLMQPTQELLLKLAAKPETLEGVIAFLERRI
- a CDS encoding leucine-rich repeat domain-containing protein, whose amino-acid sequence is MGLKCLYEENGDSVKILRCYGECSQIVLPETISGRKVTELGDYIFSGDMRGTPAGKLWEADEEPGSAAGAGADGLPGSAAGTGAGGSVESPGINMAGLQPACGERLKEIRLPSGLRKIGRYAFYNCYGLKKLSMYSTISDIGAGAFNGCRMIEELEIGVVKGERSCLKEVLAELNESLTVDYRQLEKDADGQLGCTGRASLFFPVFYEEAVENTPARILETHVHGCGHRYRYAFDGTEFKFREYDSLFIHAKTQEPPARAAALAMGRLRFPLELTEKASLMYREYLILHPEEAAACLLKKDSMDEWKWFVGEFLPSEGENDEKRIKVEHAAAGCLGNEGYAVRAREEYSDIKKPALGKTGFDKLIHASNRAGRTDVISFLMNASYRAYPPERKKFEL
- a CDS encoding LysR family transcriptional regulator; this translates as MFDGKEYVYAVYEEKSFSKAAQKLYITQPALSTAIKKVEKKIGSPIFDRSTSPIGLTPSGEVYIDAIEKLFALEQNTINQLNNLNGLLTGKLSIGGTIFFTSFILPGLLGEFSRKYPQIKIELIEGTTSQLTDKLMGEELDLIIDNSELDDKNYEKYYYYTERIILAVPREFEINRELMEYQLSAADIAAKRHSDDAFPALPLPLLKNTPFIFVKEENSIYKRGVKMCGRQNYTPNIILKPDQVVSAFNMAGKGIGATFIPDGLVASLSYEVPLCYYKMDESLSVRQVYFYKKRNKYLTKTMEEFIRVAVGDEGFQKVREAREKENQEKKNQEKINQEKKNQEKRNGTKNAGGI
- a CDS encoding metallophosphoesterase; amino-acid sequence: MRYRKWMAVLAALCVAGTAAGCGSRTSDTPSVSEESGSVQEPPATEAEKTTEESREETESFESWEQKETEAGSREEETKETLPGDGDTFVQQKVIVATDLHYLAEKLAGNRCQSFMTAVESSDGRVLQYGWEILDAFLDDVIEEDPDLVILTGDLTLNGEKESHEELADKLEVLSKHGIEVAVIPGNHDINNHYARKFTSDGTVKTDVITADEFSSIYADYGYVAADNRDPASLSYLYKLDDYYWLLMLDSCQYDPVNQVGGMIRRETYEWMEKQLEAAWEEGAQVITVSHHNLFDQSGVSREFYDNCTIEHNEELVSMLYDYDVRLHLSGHLHLQHYKEDEDSGISEIVTGSLVMAPCQYGVMKIWNSGDIQYDAKSVDVDGWAKRNSYKNRDLSDFKTFSKNFLNQVTYRNAVLDLRKHTLERKLFFSDEKIDEMARFYARLCVYYYGGRMFEITDQVKNEKAYQYWNEIDYVSDLSDFLRNILEDEAKDFSHLTVHY
- a CDS encoding 8-oxo-dGTP diphosphatase, which produces MQEKRKSELTTLCYIEKDGCYLMLHRVKKEKDVNKDKWIGVGGHFEKDESPEECILREAKEETGLTLTSWKFRGILTFIAEGWPTEYICLFTADGFTGELKACDEGTLEWVKKEDVFKLNLWEGDKIFHRLLLERDDFFSLKLKYDGDELKEWVLDGGREDGAGKSGTL